Genomic DNA from Modestobacter versicolor:
CGCCGCTCCGCCGGGCCCGGTCGAACGCCGACCGCAGCTGCGTCTCGCTGATGTCGTACTGGGCGCGCAGCCGCTGCTTCTCCAGCAGCCGCGTCTTGTAGTCGCTGGTGTTCTTGCGCTTGCGACCGTGCTCACCCGGGGGGTACGGGCGGCGCTCGAAGTAGCGGACGTCCTTCGGGGTGAGCGGGATGCCCAGCGCACGACTGCGCCGGACCTTGGGGCGGGAGTTGTTCACACGGTCCTCCGGGTTCGGTTAGGCTCACCTTACCCCGCTGCAGCACCGCCCTGGACCCCGGAGTGCCCCATGACACGATCGACCCGACCCGCCGCCCCCGGGCCGTCCGCGGACGCCGTGCGGCCCACGGTCGCCGAGCGGGCCCGCACCGTCGCCGCCCGGCCGGCCGCCGCGGTCTGCGCCGCCGGCATCGACGGCAGCCGGGTGCTCGGGCACGCCACCACCGACGACGGGCAGGTGCTGCTGGTCGTCCCCACCGACGGCGAGGTGTGCACCGCCGTCCGGCACTCCGCCGACGGCGACCTGGCCGCGCTGCTGATGGTCACCGACCACGCACCGGTGCAGCTGCGCGAGCCGGTGCGGGCCCAGGTGTGGCTCTCCGGCTGGCTCACCCCGGTGCCCCCGGCGGACGAGCGGGCGGCCGCGCTGGCCTTCGCCGACGTCGCCCCGGTGAGCGCGCTGCTCGACGTCGGCCGCGGGACGACGCTGCTGCGGCTGGACCTGGCCGAGGTCGTGCTGGGGGAGTGCGGCACGGTCACCGAGGTTGCGCCGGAGGACTACCTGGCCGCGGCGCCCGACCCGCTGGCCGCGGTGGAGGCGCACGCCCTGCAGCACCTGGACGAGGCGCACCCGGAGGACCTGGCGCTGCTGCGCTCCCGGGTGCCGGGGCGGTGGCTGGCGAAGGGCGACGTGGTGCGGCCGCTGGGGCTGGACCGGTGCGGCTTCCGGCTGCGGATCGAGCAGCGGTCGGGTCACCGCGACGTGCGGGTGCCGTTCGCCCAGCCGGTCAGCACCGCCGACGAGCTCGGCCGGGCGGTGCACCAGCTGATGTGCGCCACGAGACGCGGCTGCCCGGAGCGCTGACCGTCCGGTCGGCGCCCCGGGCAGGGGTGGTGCTGGTGCGGGAGCGGGGTCGGTCAGCGCACGGAGCGCCGGCGGCCGCCGGAGGCGCCCTCGGCGACACCGATCAGCAGCACCGCGGCGATGATCGCCACGA
This window encodes:
- a CDS encoding DUF2470 domain-containing protein, with translation MTRSTRPAAPGPSADAVRPTVAERARTVAARPAAAVCAAGIDGSRVLGHATTDDGQVLLVVPTDGEVCTAVRHSADGDLAALLMVTDHAPVQLREPVRAQVWLSGWLTPVPPADERAAALAFADVAPVSALLDVGRGTTLLRLDLAEVVLGECGTVTEVAPEDYLAAAPDPLAAVEAHALQHLDEAHPEDLALLRSRVPGRWLAKGDVVRPLGLDRCGFRLRIEQRSGHRDVRVPFAQPVSTADELGRAVHQLMCATRRGCPER